The genomic segment AACGCGCCACGCTCTTGCGAAGACGCGCGGCCAGCTTGCCCTCGAACTCGCGGGTTTCTTCGTCCTTGGTCATCGAGACAAAGGACGGAATGGCGACGCGCAGCTTGCGCACGCCCGTGCGGTAAACATTGAGGATCGGCTCGCTCGCATGGGCGAGGCCCGCCTGCGCCGTCACGGCCGCGAGCATCAACAAGACAATTGCGAATCGTTTGAACACGTTTTCTATGAACCTTCGATGTTGTTGAACTTCACCAAGAAGTTCCGTGGGAATTCCTGCGGCGGCGTATCGAGCTTCTTCACGTCCTTGGCCGCGCGCAGGACCGCGTCGTCATAGGCATGCTCGCCCGAGCTCTCCTCGAGTGTTGCCGAGAGCACCGTGCCGTCGGCGTCGATGCGGAATCGAATGACCGCG from the Chrysiogenia bacterium genome contains:
- a CDS encoding TonB C-terminal domain-containing protein; translated protein: SARSVEEIEQQLTSAARAQSALETADKIALRREVEYRTHVIKQVQRRWSVPANLSRRRELVAVIRFRIDADGTVLSATLEESSGEHAYDDAVLRAAKDVKKLDTPPQEFPRNFLVKFNNIEGS